From a single Ornithorhynchus anatinus isolate Pmale09 chromosome 15, mOrnAna1.pri.v4, whole genome shotgun sequence genomic region:
- the KLHL15 gene encoding kelch-like protein 15: protein MAGDVEGFSSSLHDTSVSAGFRALYEEGLLLDVTLVIEDHEFQAHKALLATQSDYFRIMFTADMRERDQDKIHLKGLTAPGFSHVLQFMYYGTIELSMATVHEILQAAMYVQLLEVVKFCCSFLLAKMGLENCAEIMRLLDDFGVSVEGVREKLDAFLLDNFVPLMARPDFLAYLSFEKLTAYLDNDRLSRFPEIELYEAVQAWLRHDRRRWRHTDAIIRNVRFCLMTPASVFEKVKTSEFYRYSRQLRHEVEQALNYFHSVHRQPLMETKSSRIRSAKPQTAVFRGMIGHSMVNSKILLLHKPRVWWELEGPQVPLRPDCLAIVNNFVFLLGGEELGPDGEFHASSKVFRYDPRQNAWLRMADMSVPRSEFAVGVIGRHVYAVAGRTRDETFYSTERYDILEDKWEFADPYPVNKYGHEGTVLGGKLYVTGGITSSSTSKQVCVFDPSREGTVEQRTRRTQVVTTCWENRCKMNYARCFHKMISHNGKLYVFGGVCVILRASFESQGCPSTEVYDPDADQWTILASMPIGRSGHGVAVLDRQIMVLGGLCYNGHYSDSILTFDPEENKWKEDEYPRMPCKLDGLQVCSLHFPEYVLEHVRRCN, encoded by the exons ATGGCAGGGGACGTGGAAGGATTCAGTTCCTCCCTCCACGACACCAGCGTCTCTGCGGGCTTCAGGGCGCTGTACGAGGAGGGCCTGCTGCTGGACGTGACGCTGGTCATCGAGGACCACGAGTTCCAGGCCCACAAAGCCCTCCTGGCCACGCAGAGCGACTATTTCCGGATCATGTTCACGGCGGACATGCGGGAGCGGGACCAGGACAAGATCCACCTGAAGGGGCTGACGGCCCCGGGCTTCAGCCACGTCCTGCAGTTCATGTACTACGGGACCATCGAGCTGAGCATGGCCACGGTGCACGAGATCCTGCAGGCCGCCATGTACGTCCAGCTCCTCGAGGTGGTCAAGTTCTGCTGCTCCTTCCTCCTGGCCAAGATGGGCCTGGAGAACTGCGCCGAGATCATGCGGCTGCTGGACGACTTCGGGGTCAGCGTGGAGGGGGTCCGCGAGAAGCTGGACGCCTTCCTCCTCGACAACTTCGTGCCCCTCATGGCCCGCCCGGACTTCCTGGCCTACCTGAGCTTCGAGAAGCTCACGGCCTACCTGGACAACGACCGGCTGAGCCGGTTCCCCGAGATCGAACTGTACGAGGCCGTCCAGGCCTGGCTGAGGCATGACCGCCGGCGCTGGCGGCACACGGACGCCATCATCCGGAACGTCCGCTTCTGTCTGATGACCCCGGCCAGTGTGTTTGAGAAG GTTAAGACCTCGGAGTTTTACAGATACTCCCGGCAGCTCCGCCACGAGGTCGAGCAGGCGCTGAATTACTTCCACAGCGTCCACCGGCAGCCGCTGATGGAGACCAAGAGCAGCCGCATCCGGTCGGCCAAGCCGCAGACGGCCGTCTTCCGGGGCATGATCGGTCACAGCATGGTCAACAGCAAGATCCTCCTGCTGCACAAACCCCGGGTCTGGTGGGAGCTGGAGGGCCCGCAGGTCCCCCTGCGCCCCGACTGCCTGGCCATCGTCAACAACTTCGTGTTCCTGCTGGGCGGCGAGGAGCTGGGGCCCGACGGCGAGTTCCACGCCTCGTCCAAGGTGTTCCGCTACGACCCCAGGCAGAACGCCTGGCTGCGCATGGCCGACATGTCGGTGCCCCGCTCGGAGTTCGCCGTGGGCGTCATCGGCCGCCACGTCTACGCGGTGGCCGGGCGGACCCGGGACGAGACCTTCTACTCCACGGAGCGCTACGACATCCTGGAGGACAAGTGGGAGTTCGCCGACCCCTACCCGGTCAACAAGTACGGCCACGAGGGGACGGTCCTCGGCGGGAAGCTGTACGTCACCGGGGGCATCACCTCGTCCTCCACGTCCAAGCAGGTGTGCGTCTTCGACCCCAGCCGGGAGGGGACGGTGGAGCAGCGGACCCGGCGGACCCAGGTGGTGACCACCTGCTGGGAGAACCGCTGCAAGATGAACTACGCCCGCTGCTTCCACAAGATGATCTCCCACAACGGGAAGCTGTACGTCTTCGGCGGCGTCTGCGTCATCCTCAGGGCCTCCTTCGAGTCCCAGGGCTGCCCCTCCACGGAGGTGTACGACCCGGACGCGGACCAGTGGACCATCCTGGCCTCCATGCCCATCGGCCGCAGCGGCCACGGGGTGGCCGTGCTGGACAGGCAGATCATGGTGCTCGGGGGCCTCTGCTACAACGGCCACTACAGCGACTCCATCCTCACCTTCGACCCGGAGGAGAACAAGTGGAAGGAGGACGAGTACCCCCGGATGCCCTGCAAGCTGGACGGCCTGCAGGTGTGCAGCCTCCACTTCCCCGAGTACGTGCTGGAGCACGTCCGCCGTTGCAACTGA
- the C15HXorf58 gene encoding putative uncharacterized protein CXorf58 homolog, whose protein sequence is MTTSPVSSLTSPESNASGILHPETHLGRFLNPNTLKILERELAATVIQRAWWSYRDQSLFQLLKHTICAAEHCVTQEILKKVSPLEADLVKDPSMRCKVRFRFGGENFPPFIVFKIFRHPGGCGSKYISGKKTFRPTSEAMVDARRLMGNRKYYNQMIQDQLQYQKHKIADEIDVVTLKDHMRYVSYLDETPAHLGGRNNCWRRLSLENFPRATIMYDIMNYAQSGSISGRLQKELRFLLQRPSDEEMKRHQAALVAQIRCSSPSSSTSFSPRYRQGAESPRPLGRRSRRARQKVAKMKRAFRRDQERRQKPIPHPKSPTAERRPVARPASGARRVQTAPSDDDWEQEVTELYAWSQGLRLEDAATP, encoded by the exons ATGACGACCTCCCCGGTGTCCTCACTTACTTCGCCTGAAAGCAACGCGTCAGGAATCCTCCATCCAGAAACACATCTGGGGAGATTTTTAAATCCAAACACGTTAAAAAT ccTTGAAAGAGAACTGGCTGCTACCGTGATCCAAAGAGCCTGGTGGTCTTACCGGGATCAATCCTTGTTTCAGCTCTTAAAACATACGATCTGTGCCGCG GAGCACTGTGTGACCCAGGAAATATTGAAGAAAGTGAGTCCTTTGGAGGCTGACCTCGTCAAAGATCCCAGCATGCGGTGTAAGGTCAGATTCAG ATTTGGCGGGGAGAATTTTCCACCGTTCATCGTCTTCAAAATTTTCCGTCACCCGGGAGGCTGCGGAAGCAAGTACATCAGTGGGAAGAAAACGTTTCGGCCGACGAGTGAG GCTATGGTCGATGCTCGCAGACTGATGGGAAACAGGAAATATTATAATCAAATGATTCAGGATCAACTTCAGTACCAGAAACATAAAATCGCCGACGAAATAGACGTGGTGACTCTGAAAGATCACATGCGA TACGTCAGTTACCTGGACGAGACGCCGGCGCACCTCGGGGGCAGGAACAACTGCTGGAGGAGGCTGTCGCTGGAAAACTTCCCCCGGGCGACGATCATGTACGACATCATGAACTACGCGCAGTCGGGGAGCATTTCCGGGCGCCTACAAAAGGAACTCAGGTTTCTGCTCCAGAGGCCAAGCGATGAGGAGATGAAGCGACACCAGGCCGCCCTTGTCGCTCAAATCAG gtgctcttccccttcttcgaGCACCTCTTTCTCCCCACGATACCGTCAAGGAGCGGAATCCCCCCGACCCCTGGGCCGCCGGTCCAGACGAGCCCGACAGAAGGTCGCGAAGATGAAGAGAGCTTTTAGGCGGGACCAGGAG AGACGGCAAAAGCCTATTCCCCATCCAAAGTCGCCGACTGCGGAACGCCGTCCGGTCGCCCGTCCGGCTTCGGGCGCCAGGAGGGTCCAGACCGCCCCGTCGGACGACGACTGGGAACAAGAGGTCACGGAACTGTACGCCTGGTCCCAGGGGCTGCGTCTCGAAGACGCCGCGACCCCGTAG